In Dromiciops gliroides isolate mDroGli1 chromosome 4, mDroGli1.pri, whole genome shotgun sequence, one DNA window encodes the following:
- the LOC122755468 gene encoding keratin, type I cytoskeletal 24-like, with protein MSCLSRVSSQAGSSGCGRVCGSGSSFSSSSRCYLGSGSARGFGGSSSCGLSGGFANGLGAGFGGGFSSSSGMGGSSASLGYCAGAMGSGGTGSLGASDGGLFSGSEKQTMQSLNDRLANYLDKVRALEEANTDLEIKIKEWYDKSGAKDAESKKDYDKYYQIIEDLRNQIVSATIDNAKIITPIDNARLAAEDFRMKYENELCVRQSVEADINGLHKVLDELNMNTSDLKMQYESLNEELVYLKKNHEEEMNSTQGKNGDVNVEMNAAPGTDLTKLLNNMRAQYEEMAEQNRREAEEQFRKQSATLQAQISTDAGAADSAKSEMLELKRTLQGLEIELQSLMTMQDSLEGTLADTEASYVSRLSQMQLQISSLEEQICQIRGEVDCQNAEYEQLLNIKTRLEMEIETYRSLLDGEGSSSRGKGEVSRGLTCVDSGTDQSKGESNKIRVTRMMKEDCTGGQGVSSQANYISGMKIK; from the exons ATGTCTTGCCTCTCTAGAGTGTCTTCCCAGGCTGGAAGTAGTGGCTGTGGCAGAGTCTGTGGCAGTGGAAGCAGCTTCAGCAGTAGCAGCAGATGTTACCTGGGGAGTGGCTCTGCTCGGGGCTTCGGAGGCTCCAGCAGCTGTGGACTGAGTGGAGGCTTTGCCAATGGGTTAGGAGCGGGCTTCGGAGGTGGGTTCAGTAGCAGCTCCGGAATGGGAGGCTCCAGTGCTAGCTTGGGTTATTGTGCTGGCGCCATGGGCAGCGGTGGGACTGGCAGTTTGGGTGCCAGTGATGGAGGCCTTTTCTCTGGAAGTGAGAAGCAAACCATGCAGAGCCTCAATGATCGCCTAGCTAACTACCTGGACAAGGTCCGTGCTCTGGAAGAGGCCAACACTGATCTGGAGATTAAGATCAAGGAGTGGTATGATAAGTCTGGGGCTAAAGATGCTGAATCTAAGAAAGACTACGACAAGTATTATCAAATAATTGAAGATCTAAGAAACCAG ATCGTTTCAGCCACCATCGACAATGCCAAGATCATCACACCAATTGACAATGCTAGATTGGCTGCTGAAGACTTTAGAATGAA GTATGAGAATGAGCTTTGCGTACGTCAGTCTGTGGAAGCAGATATAAATGGCCTTCACAAAGTGCTTGATGAGTTGAATATGAACACATCAGACCTGAAGATGCAGTATGAAAGCTTGAATGAAGAGCTGGTTTATCTCAAGAAGAATCATGAAGAG GAAATGAACAGTACACAGGGAAAGAATGGGGATGTGAATGTGGAGATGAATGCTGCTCCAGGAACGGATCTGacaaaactactgaacaacatgAGGGCCCAGTATGAGGAGATGGCTGAGCAAAATCGTAGGGAGGCAGAAGAGCAGTTCCGCAAGCAG AGTGCAACCTTGCAAGCACAGATCTCCACTGATGCAGGAGCAGCCGACTCAGCCAAGAGTGAGATGCTGGAGCTGAAGCGGACTCTTCAGGGCCTGGAGATAGAGCTTCAGTCCCTAATGACCATG CAAGACTCCCTGGAAGGCACCCTCGCAGACACCGAAGCAAGCTATGTGTCCCGGCTCTCCCAAATGCAACTTCAGATCAGCAGCCTGGAGGAACAGATTTGTCAGATCAGAGGGGAGGTGGATTGTCAGAATGCAGAATATGAACAGTTGTTGAACATCAAGACCCGCCTGGAGATGGAGATTGAGACTTACCGTAGCCTGCTTGATGGAGAGGGGAG TAGTTCTAGAGGCAAAGGAGAAGTATCAAGAGGTCTAACGTGTGTTGACTCAGGCACAGACCAATCAAAGGGAG agtCAAACAAAATCAGAGTGACCAGGATGATGAAAGAGGACTGCACTGGTGGTCAAGGGGTGTCATCTCAAGCTAATTATATTTCtggaatgaaaattaaataa